The Setaria italica strain Yugu1 chromosome IX, Setaria_italica_v2.0, whole genome shotgun sequence genome has a window encoding:
- the LOC101768515 gene encoding glycerophosphodiester phosphodiesterase GDPD6, giving the protein MASSWYTSIIVLVLLFGGSKANPAATSHGQLDVNHKKPLQTFRPHNIAHRGSNGELPEETAAAYLRAIEEGADFIETDILASKDGHLICFHDVTLDATTDVANRREFANRKRTYEVEGAKMTGWFVVDFTLKELKSLRVKQRYSFRDQRYNGKYQIITFEEYILIALYADRIVGIYPEIKNPVFINQHVKWSNGKNFEDKFVEILLKYGYKGEYMSEDWFKQPLFIQSFAPTSLIYISNMTNSPKVFLIDDTTVRTQDTNQSYYEITSNAYFAFIRNYVIGIGPWKDTIVPPKNNYLGQPTDLVARAHALNLQVHPYTFRNENSYLHFNFNQDPYVEYEYWLNEIGVDGLFTDFTGSLHKYQEWTTPYPKKEKNAEALLHEIANMLKADGY; this is encoded by the exons ATGGCTTCCTCCT GGTACACCTCTATCATTGTCCTTGTGCTGCTTTTTGGGGGATCCAAAGCCAACCCTGCTGCAACATCCCACGGCCAGCTGGATGTAAACCACAAGAAGCCACTACAGACATTCAGACCTCACAACATTGCCCACAGGGGCTCAAATGGCGAATTGCCCGAAGAGACAGCAGCGGCCTACCTG AGAGCTATTGAAGAGGGTGCAGACTTCATCGAGACCGATATACTCGCATCAAAGGATGGACATCTGATCTGTTTTCATGATGTAACGTTGGATGCAACAACCGATGTTGCGAACCGGAGGGAGTTTGCCAACAGGAAGAGAACCTATGAAGTCGAAGGAGCAAAAATGACCGGATGGTTTGTTG TGGACTTTACTCTTAAAGAGCTTAAATCACTGAGGGTGAAACAACGGTACAGTTTCAGGGACCAACGGTACAATG GAAAATACCAAATAATTACATTTGAGGAGTATATCTTGATTGCGCTTTACGCCGACAGGATTGTCGGGATATATCCTGAGATCAAAAATCCTGTTTTCATCAACCAACAT GTCAAGTGGTCAAACGGAAAGAATTTTGAGGATAAGTTTGTCGAGATACTACTGAAATATGGCTATAAAGGTGAATATATGTCTGAAGATTGGTTCAAGCAACCGCTGTTCATACAATCCTTTGCTCCAACTTCACTCATTTACATCTCGAATATGACAAACTCTCCTAAAGTGTTCCTAATTGATGACACGACAGTTCGAACTCAAGACACCAATCAG TCATACTATGAGATAACTTCAAATGCCTACTTTGCATTCATAAGAAATTATGTTATTGGAATTGGTCCATGGAAGGATACAATTGTTCCTCCAAAGAATAACTATTTAGGACAGCCGACCGATCTCGTCGCACGAGCACATGCTCTTAATCTTCAG GTGCATCCTTACACATTCAGAAATGAGAATTCATACTTGCACTTCAACTTCAATCAAGACCCTTATGTCGAATATGAGTATTGGCTCAATGAGATCGGTGTCGATGGGCTATTCACTGATTTTACTGGTAGTTTGCACAAGTACCAAGAATGGACTACACCATACccaaagaaggagaagaatgcGGAAGCACTGTTGCATGAGATCGCCAACATGTTGAAGGCTGATGGATACTGA